The following are from one region of the Coffea eugenioides isolate CCC68of chromosome 2, Ceug_1.0, whole genome shotgun sequence genome:
- the LOC113761232 gene encoding eukaryotic translation initiation factor 3 subunit B-like translates to MATEVMSMEDIRASALRLGIDFSEVDLDSIRLPPGEDFGIISDDEDLKEEEELEFEAGFGNIIVVDNLPVVPKEKFEKLEGVIRKIYSQIGVIKDDGLWMPVDHTGKTLGYCFIEYNTPQEAELAKEKTNGYKLDRSHIFAVNMFDDIEKFMKVPDEWAPPEIKPYSPGENLQHWLTDEKARDQFVIRAGSDTEVLWNDARQLKPDPVYKRPFWTESFVQWSPLGTYLATLHRQGAVVWGGASAFNRLTRYAHPQVRLIDFSPGEGFLVTYSSHEPSNPRDTHRVVLNIFDVRSGKVMRDFKGSVDEFAIGGTGGVTGVSWPVFRWGGGKDDKYFARIGKNVISVYETETFTLIDKKSIKVENVMDFSWSPTDPILALFVPELGGGNQPARVSLVQIPSKEELRQKNLFSVSDCKMYWQSNGDYLAVKVDRYTKTKKSTYTGFELFRIKERDIPIEVLELENKNDKIIAFAWEPKGHRFAVIHGDNPRPDISFYSMRTAHNTGRVSKLTTIKGKQANALYWSPAGRFIVLAGLKNFNGQLEFYNVDELETMATAEHFMATDIEWDPTGRYVATSVTSVHEMENGFNIWSFNGKLLYRILKDHFFQFSWRPRPPSLLSPEKEEEISKNLKKYSKKYEAEDQDVSLQLSEQEREKRKIVKEEWERWISEWKQLQEEEKLERQKLRDGEASDEEEEYEAKDVEVEELLDVQEEVISFD, encoded by the exons ATGGCGACTGAGGTGATGTCCATGGAGGACATAAGAGCCTCCGCGTTACGTCTCGGCATCGACTTCTCTGAAGTGGATTTGGATTCCATTCGCCTCCCTCCTGGCGAAGACTTCGGCATCATCAG TGATGACGAGGATTTGAAGGAGGAAGAGGAGTTGGAATTCGAGGCCGGGTTCGGCAACATAATTGTGGTGGACAATTTGCCCGTGGTTCCTAaagagaaatttgaaaaattggaagGGGTTATTCGCAAAATTTATAGCCAGATTGGGGTGATTAAGGATGACGGTTTATGGATGCCAGTTGACCATACTGGCAAAACTCTGGGATACTGTTTTATAGAGTATAATACACCTCAG GAAGCTGAACTTGCAAAAGAGAAGACTAATGGATACAAGTTGGATAGATCTCATATATTTGCTGTGAACATGTTTGATGACATTGAAAAGTTTATGAAAGTTCCAGATGAGTGGGCTCCTCCAGAAATTAAACCTTACTCACCAGGG GAAAATCTGCAACACTGGCTTACTGATGAGAAAGCTAGAGATCAATTTGTAATTCGTGCTGGCAGTGACACCGAGGTGCTGTGGAATGATGCTAGACAGTTGAAGCCTGATCCTGTTTACAAACGTCCT TTCTGGACCGAGAGTTTTGTTCAGTGGTCCCCGCTGGGTACCTATTTAGCCACACTGCACAGGCAAGGTGCTGTAGTTTGGGGTGGTGCCTCTGCTTTCAATCGCTTAACGCGCTATGCTCACCCTCAG GTTAGACTGATCGATTTTTCTCCTGGTGAGGGGTTTTTGGTGACTTACAGCAGCCATGAACCTAGCAATCCTCGTGATACTCAT AGGGTAGTTCTCAACATTTTTGATGTGAGATCTGGAAAAGTAATGCGAGATTTCAAGGGAAGTGTAGATGAATTTGCTATTGGAGGAACTGGGGGCGTTACTGGTGTTTCTTGGCCTGTTTTCAG GTGGGGTGGTGGGAAGGATGACAAATACTTTGCCCGAATAGGGAAGAACGTCATCTCTGTTTATGAAACTGAGACATTTACTCTTATTGACAAGAAATCCATAAAGGTTGAAAATGTCATGGACTTTAGTTGGTCACCGACCGATCCTATCCTTGCACTATTTGTTCCAGAACTTGGTGGAGGGAATCAGCCTGCAAGG GTAAGTCTTGTGCAAATCCCAAGCAAGGAGGAATTGAGGCAGAAGAATCTTTTTAGTGTTAGTGACTGCAAAATGTATTGGCAAAGCAATGGTGACTACCTGGCTGTGAAAGTTGATCGGTACACAAAAACAAAGAAGAGTACGTATACTGGGTTTGAGCTTTTCAGAATTAAAGAGAGAGATATTCCCATTGAAGTATTGGAACTTGAGAATAAGAATGATAAGATTATTGCATTTGCTTGGGAGCCAAAGGGCCATAGATTTGCAGTTATTCATGGCGATAACCCTAGGCCTGACATAAGTTTCTACTCAATGCGGACTGCTCATAATACTGGTCGGGTTTCAAAACTCACAACTATCAAGGGCAAGCAGGCAAATGCACTTTACTGGTCACCAGCTGGTCGGTTCATTGTGCTGGCTGGGTTGAAAAATTTCAATGGGCAATTGGAGTTCTACAATGTTGATGAGCTTGAAACCATGGCAACAGCTGAGCATTTCATGGCAACAGATATTGAATGGGATCCCACGGGAAG GTATGTTGCTACGTCAGTAACTTCAGTTCATGAGATGGAAAATGGTTTCAACATATGGTCATTCAATGGCAAACTGTTATATCGTATTCTCAAGGATCACTTTTTCCAG TTTTCTTGGCGTCCAAGGCCTCCATCCCTTTTGAGCCCTGAGAAGGAAGAAGAGATATCCAAGAACCTGAAGAAGTACAGCAAGAAGTATGAAGCAGAGGATCAGGATGTCTCCCTCCAGTTGAGTGAGCAGGAACGCGAGAAGCGAAAGATTGTGAAGGAAGAGTGGGAGAGGTGGATCAGCGAGTGGAAACAGCTGCAAGAAGAGGAAAAATTAGAAAGACAGAAGCTTCGTGATGGGGAAGCCAGTGATGAAGAGGAGGAATACGAGGCCAAAGACGTAGAAGTGGAGGAATTACTAGATGTTCAAGAGGAGGTTATTTCTTTTGACTAG